TCACAGCCTCGTGGGAGGCCAGATCGAGAAGCCTTTGCAGTGTCCTGGGTTGGAGGAAGGGCTGGTCGACCGCGACCAACAGGACGGCCTGGCCATGTGCCGATCCGAGCGCAGTCGCCAGGCCGACGAGGGGGCCGCGAACGCTCGTCCGAATGTCCGGCAGGCAGCGAAGGCCACCGAGCTTCTCACGGCCTAGGACGATCGTCGAGTCACACACGCGGCGAAGCGCTGCGGCAACCCATTCGACCGCCGGCAGCCCAGCGACGTCGATGAGTGCCTTGTCGGTCCCCATGCGTCGTGAGACTCCGCCGGCGAGGATGACTCCGAGGGTCATGGGAGCGACGTTACCAAAGCAGAGGCCCCGTATCATCGGCACCGTCGACACACCGCAGACTCTGCTCCGCGGAGTTCTTTCCCTTCACCTGCGCCGTCTGCCGGTGGCGTCTTCGTGCCCGGGTCGAAGAGTGCCGGTTCGTTGGACCTGCCGTCGGTACCGAACGCAGCGAGTGAGAGCAGTCGGTCATCAGCCAGGTAGAGAGAGGTTCGACTCGGGTCGTTCCCACGAAGATACGGGTAATGATCGGGTCGTTGGACGAATCTCGTTCATCCAGATGCTCGGGAAGCCGGCCCTGCGGTTAACACTACGCTCGTAGTGTTAATAGGCTGAGGCTCTCAGCGATGGAGGCGTCGTCTCATGGCCGGATTCCTGGTGATGCTCCGTGAAGGCGTCGAAGCGGCCCTGATCGTTGCGATCCTGCTCGCCTATCTCGCGCGCGACCAGGAGCGTCGCGGGGTGCGTTGGGTTTGGTCCGGTGCCATTGCAGCGGTGGGCGCATCGCTGGTCGCCGGTGCGGTGATCTTCCAGACGATCGGGTCGCTCGATGGTCGCGCAGAGCAGATAGCGGAAGGGTCCGTGGCGCTCGTCGCAGTGGGACTGCTGACATGGATGATCTTCTGGATGGGGAGCAGAGCGCGCTCGTTCAAGGCACACCTCGAGAATGAAGCCGGGAGCGCCCTTGCCTCCGGCGGGATGCTTGGCCTCGCTGCAGTTGCATTTGTGGCAGTGCTGCGAGAGGGGCTCGAATCGGCGCTATTCATGATTTCTGTCTCGGTGGGAGTCGACGCGCAGGGTGTTCAGTTCGTCGGCGGGTTGCTCGGTCTGGCCGGTGCGATCGGCATCGGGTATGTCGTGTATCGAGGAGGTCGTCGGATCGACCTGCACCTTTTCTTCCGGATCACGGGAACCCTGATCGTCCTCGTCGCTGCTGGTCTGATCGGCAAGGGGATCCACGAGTTCCAGGAGGCCGGATTTCTGCCGGTAGTCGTCGAGCATGTGTGGACGCTCAGGCTCCTCGATCCCTCTGGCGGCGCACTCGGCGTTGTTACGAAGACACTCTTCGGTATCTCCCACAACCCGTCAGCGCTGACGCTCGGCGGCTATTGGGCCTACCTGATCCCGGTACTCGTCGCTTTCTCGAGAATGATGGGCCGCCGTCCTGTGCCGGTGACAACGGTCTGACTCACGGCGTTCGCGCCACCCAGACGGTCCAGACGAGGTGGGTCCGCAGACGCTCGTAGTCGTTGTGCATCCACGTCTGGGCCATCGCCCTGTGGTCTGCGGCCGGATCGTCGGGGTGTTCGGCGGCGTAGCTCTCGGCTGATGCGATGACGAGGTCGTGATAGGCCTTCCATGCTTGCGGGTCCGGGATGATCTGTTCGAGCGGCTCGAGCCCGATGCTCCGCAACGCTGCGAGCTGCTCATCCTCGGTCAGTGAGGCCGCCTCCGGGGCGCTGCCGAGAGCTTCACGAGCGTGTGGCGTCCCAAGGCGAAGATCGCCTACCGCGATCCGGCCGCCGGGTGTGGCCCTCGCAGCAAGGGAAGACGCCGTGCCGGCGAACCCATTCCAGATCCATGAAGCACCGAGACAGGTCACGATTTCCCAGTCCGGCACTTCGGGGACTCCGGCGGCGTCTCCGAGCCACCAGACGATCGTCGTCGACTGTGTGGCGGCTCGTTGTAGCGCCCACGGGGAGAGATCCACCCCGGTTCCGCCGACGGCAGCGCGCCGGGAAAGACGTCTGAGGAGTTCGCCGTGGCCGCATGCGAGGTCGAGTGCCTGGTCCCCGTCTTGAGGATCGAGAGCATCAACGAGGTGGTCGAGGTCCTCTGAGGACATCGGGTTGCAGATCGAATGGAGATGATGCAGTGCCTCGAATGGATAAAAGCGTGCCCATGCGTCTTCGACGTCCGTGCCGGGCAGGACGATGGTCCCTTTAGGAAGCGGAGGATGTTGCACGAGGCGCAGTATGGCGATGTCCGGCCGGCTATGTCGGCGAGGAGTCAGCCGAGTGACGCCGGTGTGTGGATCCGAGGCTCGATTCGCCGGCCGTACTCAGTACTCGGTATTCCGTACCGCGACCCGGTTCCGACACAAGACCGAGGGGCGGGCGTGGCGGCTCCTGTTTTCAGCCTCGACGGATCGGAGAGTGTCGCCGGCGCGCAGTCTATTGGTCTCCCGGGGAGCGAGGCGGCCTGTCTCCCCCCAGCGAGCGAAGCGAGCGTTAGGGGGAGTACGGCGAAGCCGGGAGGGGGGCCGGCGTGAGCCGGAGGGGGGAGTACGGCGGAGCCGGGAGGGGGGCCGGCGTTAGCCGGAAAGGGGAGTAGGGCGCAGCCGACCGGGGCCGGCGCCGGCCGGAAAGGGGGAAAGTACCGTAGCGGCAAAGCCGCTGGGGTAAGGGGAACACGTGCCATGCATTGCTCAACGGCCTCCGAGTGCCTCACCCTCCGATGACCAAGAGCGGTACCTTCACTTCTCGTTCGTCCAAGCCGCCGTGGTAGCCGACCATCCGTTTGTCCATCCCGCTGGGTAGGAGCACGTGGTCACGGTCGGGGATCAGCGCTCCCGCGGGAGAGCGGCGTTGTAGGTCGTGGTGAGGGTGTTCCTGTCCCCACCAGGTACGCAGTGTCTCGATCGGTACCCACGTCGCCGGCAGTGTTGCTGCGAGGTTTTCCGCGAGTGGCGCCGGGCCACGGACGAGTACGCCGCGCGGATCGCCGTAGTACCGCAATCCCTTCGGCCGTTGCAGTGGGATCTTGGAGCGCTTGGGATAGTCGACGAGGCCATGGTCGGCGATTCCGATCATCACCGTGTCCGCGGGCAGCCGGGCAGCGGTGAGGCTCCACACTCCATCGGCGATCTGGATCGCCTCGGTGTACTCGTTCGATTCGAGGCCGTATACGTGCGCTGCAACATCGACGTTGGGGACATAACTGAGGATGAGCCGCTTCCGGCCGGCAGCCAGTTGTACGGTTGCGTCGATGAGCTCCTGGTAGTTCCATGCGGGCTCGAACCGGCATCCCCGGTACATGGCGCGACTGAGCGGACTGGACTCGAAAGCACCGGGCTGCACAGTGATCGGCTCAATGCCGGCCGCGGTGAGACGTTCCCACAGGTTCGGGGTTGGCAGCACATCGGCCGTGTCGAATGCAACGGGATCTCCATCGAGGGTCTTCCACTTGAGCGTGTTGACAACCGCGCCATGCATGAACAACTGGTGAGCAATGAGTCCATGGCGGACCGGCGGGAAGGCCGTGACGAGCGACGCAATGTTGACGCTCGTGGTCGTTGGGAACACCGCGTCGATGGCGCCGACCCGAGATGCTCGCAGGCCGGTGGCTGCAGGATGGCCAAGCTGGTGATCGCCGAGCCCGTCGAACAGCACGACAACGTAGGTTCCGGCATCGGGAATCAGCGCCGAGAGTGAGGAGTGCATCGGCGTCCCGGCAGTGGTGCCGGTAAGGCGCAACTCCAGTTCGGCGGAGAGGTTGGCAAGGGAACCACCGGCGTAATCGGGGATGAGCATCGAGGTGCAGAGTAGCTGTGCAATCGGCGGCGGTTGCTTTGGACGATTGGATATGGAGGGCTTTTCAGAGGTTCTTCGCCGCGGGTTGTTTCTCGGTGTCGGCGGAGCCGAACCTCAGCAGATTCTCGGCAACTGCTCCCCGCTCAGCATGTCCACGACTCGGTTGCCGCCGACGCTGCTTCGAAGGAACACCCGACCAGGATGTTCCATGGTGACTTCGCCGATGACCGCAGCGTCCTTGCCCAGGGTGTGGGCCTGCATTGCAGCGAGTACGGCCCCGGCGGCATCTGGTGCGACGACGGCGATGAGTTTGCCTTCGTTGGCAACGTACAAAGGGTCGAACCCAAGAATCTCGCATGCGCCCTGGACTTCATCCAAGATCGGGATGGTTGACTCGACGAGCCGGATTCCGAGTCGCGAGCTAGCGGCGATTTCGTTCGTGGCGCTTGCCACACCACCCCGAGTCGGGTCTCGCAAGACGTGGACGCCGGACCTGCCGGCTCCGAGAATCGCCTCCACGAGACCATTGAGAGGCGCGGAATCGCTCCCGATGCGCGTCTCGAACTCGAGGCCTTCCCGGACCGACATGACGGCGATGCCGTGTTCGGCGATACGGCCCGAGATCAATACGACGTCCCCTTGTTCAGCACGCAAGGGAGAGATCTCGACCCCTTCCGGCACAACGCCGATCCCCGTCGTATTGATGTAGATGCCATCACCCTTGCCCCGGTCGACGACCTTGGTATCCCCGGTCACGATCGTGACTCCGGCACCGTCGGCAGCTTCTCTCATCGACGAAACGATCCGCCATAGGTCTTCCATGGGGAGGCCTTCTTCGAGGATGAATGCGACGGTGAGCACTCGTGGGGTTGCGCCACACATGGCGACGTCGTTCACTGTGCCGTGGACGGCGAGCGAACCGATGTCGCCTCCAGGAAAGAAGAGCGGGCTGATCACGAAAGAATCTGTCGAGACGGCGATGCGACCCTTTTCCATGTCGAGTACGGCGCCATCATGAAGCTGGTTCAGGACCGGGTTCCCGAACGTCGGGACGAACATCCGCTCGATCAGCATCTGTGACAATGAGCCGCCCCCACCGTGCGCGAGCAGCACAGTCGGGTAGTCGGTGATGGGAATCGGGCATGTTCCGAGCCCGGAGATGTCCACGGTCAGAACCTTCCGTATCGGTGGTAGGCCGCGCAGGCACCCTCAGACGAGACCATGGGAGCACCCACGGGGTGCTCGGGCGTGCAGTCGGTCCCGAACACGGGGCAGTCGTTCGGTTTGCGAAGACCGCGCATGATCTCACCGGCAATGCAGATCTCCGACTCGGTGGCTGTCACCGTCTCCACGTCAAATCGGAGGGTCGCATCGAACGCCGCATACTCGGGACTCAAGGAGAAACCACTCTGGGGGATATTCCCGATGCCCCTCCAGGGCCGGTCGCAGGGCCGGAACACTTCTTCCAGCATCGCCCGGGCGGGGACGTTGCCTTCCCTGACAACGGCCCTCGCATACTGATTTTCGACGCCCACGCGCCCCTCTTCGAGCATGCGCACCGCCATGTAGATGCCATGGAGGAGGTCGAGTGGCTCGAACCCGGTCACGACGATTGGGACTCCATACCGCTCTGCGATCGGTTCGTATTCCCAGTAGCCCATGACAGCGCAGACATGTCCGGCAGCCAGGAACCCTTGCACCTGGTTGTCGGGGGACCCAAGGATCGCTTCCATCGCCGGCGGAACGAGGACATGGGAGGACAGGATCGAGAAGTTCGTGAGTTCGAGTGTCCGGGCCTGCCGTACCGCCATGGCGTTGGCTGGTGCGGTCGTCTCGAATCCGACTGCGAAGAACACCACGTGGCGGTCCGGATTTCGCTGGGCCAGCTTCACCGCGTCGAGCGGTGAGTAGACCATCCGTACGTCGCCACCTTCCGCCTTGACGGCCAGCAGATCGGTCTCCGAACCGGGTACGCGCAGCATGTCGCCGAAGGACGTGAAGATCACTTCGGGACGTCTGGCGATGGCGATTGCCTTGTCGATCTGCTCCAAAGGGGTAACACACACGGGACAGCCGGGACCGTGGACGAGGGTTATCTCGTCGGGGAGCATGTTGTCGATTCCGAACTTGATCAGCGTGTGGGTTTGCCCCCCACAGATCTCCATGATCGTCCACGGTCGGGTGGTCGCGTCCCGGATGGCGGAGAAGAGTCGCCGAGCGGCAGGTTCGCTGCGGTACTCGTCGACGTACTTCACAGTCCGATCTCTGGAATCTCGAGTTCAGCCAGATCACCCATCTGGTCCAGGAACCGGAACACCTCCTGAGCTTCGGTCTTGTCGATCTTGCTGATGGCAAATCCCACGTGAACGATCACGTAGTCGTCGATCTCGACCTCGGGGACGTAGGCGAGGCATACATCCTTGACGATCCCTGCGAAGCTGACTTTCCCCATGGTCATCCCCGTTTCATTTGGGATGATTTCGAGTACCTTGCCGGGGACGCCTAGACACATCAGGGCTGCTCCATCGAACCGTGGTCCATGAGGCCTCGTCCCCGCGTGCCACCGTCGCCCCTGATGGGCTGGGCCCCAAGGGAGCTGTACGGCTCGGACCTCATGCGGGGCTCCATGATACCAGGGCGACTTCAGGAGCAGCCCGGATGACGAGGCCGTCACGGCCGCACTCGGGGCAGGGGTCGAGCTTCCCTCCTTCGTATTCGATGCCACACGTGAAGCAGCGCATGGTGTCGAGGGCCTTCTCGACGACGAGGTCGGCTGTCTCGGCTGTCGTCCCGATGACTGCGGACAGCCATGCCGTCTTCACAACCAGATGGTCGACATCCGGACCGACGGTAACAACCACTTGCGCGACCCGTCCGCTACCGGCTCGTTCGACGACTTCGGCTACGACACCGGCGATCAGACCTTGCTCATGCATCGACTCCCCATCCTGTCAAGACATCCAACGCCTCTTCGACCATGCCGGCGAGCGCCCCGTCCGCTTCAGGGCTGAGCCCGTATCCGGTCTCGAGGGAGAAAGGGACCATGCCCACGGCCGTCAGGACATCGGGCGCTTTGCCCACCAGGCGCGCAGCAGCGATCGTCTCGCCGATGCCGAACTGATGAGCGGAGAACAACATCTGGACCGGCCGGTCCAGTTCGTTGCCCCGGAGTCGGATGACCGTGCCCGGTGGCCCCTCTGTCGTGATCACCGCATCCAGAATCAGCACGGCGTCGCGCCCTTCCAACTCGGGAAGGAGGGCCATGCCCAGGGTGCCGCCATCGAGTACGTCCACACCGTCCAGCTGCATGGCCTCGATGCGGCGGGCCGCCTGTACGCCGAGTCCTTCATCGGCGAAGAGTTCATTCCCGATTCCAAGAACCAGGATCGGTGCCCGATCGGTCACAGGCGATCGACCGGCAGCCCTTTGTAGCCGGTCAGCATCGATGAGATCACGCCCGACTTCTCTTCGCTGTCGAACAACACGACCGAGCAGACGTGCTGGATGACAAAGGCAATCGTGAGCCACATGATCAGATGGTGGATGAGACGGACCGTCTGGATCGCAAACAGACCGAAGACCCAGCCAGTGGTCGACCACAGCAGCCCCTGAGGGTTGGCCAGTGCGGTCAGGGCAAGGCCGCTGATGATCTGCACGACAAACATGACGAAGACAACCAGGTAGATGACGCCCGCCAAGGGGTTGTGCCCTATCGCCGGCGGCGGTTCCTTCCTGAGGAACAGGTAGTACCGGAGAGTCTTCCACATGTGGACGCGGCGCTCGCGGTGAACAGGCACGAGCTGATCCCAGCGTGACCACCGGTTGCCGATGAACGACCATGTGATCCGGCAAATGATGGCCACACTGAACACCCACGCTGCGACAAGGTGGATGGTGCGTATCAGACCCATCGTGAACCCTGTCTCGCTGCCAACGAGGAGGAAAGGGTTACCGATGTAGTAGCCCGTGCCGGCCAGGAGCAGCACCGTACCGACAACTGTCCAGTGCGCCACGCGTACGGGCAGTTCCCACACCCGGATGGTGACGGCTTCTGAAGCGGGCTCAACCGCCGGGTCTTGGAGCAGTTCCTGGATGTGGGCTTCTCGTGTCTTCATGACACCCGTACCTCCACTACGGAGTTGCCCTCCTTGTCGATCACGTGTGCCGCGCATGCCATGCACGGATCGAAGGAGTGGATGGTCCGCAGAATCTCCAACGGTTGGGTCTCGATTTCCACGGGAGTGCCCACGAGCGCCACCTCGTAGGCACCGGGGTTTCCCTTCGCGTCACGAGGACTTCCGTTCCACGTGGAGGGCACAACGATCTGGTAGTGCTCGATACGTCTGTCCTTGATCGTGATCCAGTGCGACAACGAGCCACGGGGAGCTTCATGCATGCCGAAGCCCTGGGCCGTGTCCGGCCATGTCTTCGGATCCCAGCGCTCACCGTTATGGGTGCGGTGATCTCCGGTCGCGATGCCGGCGATCAGCTGATCGAGCTCTTCCAGGGAGCGTTCTGCCAGAAGCAGTGTCTCCACGCCGCGCGCTGCCGTCCGTCCGAGTGTGCTGAAGAGAGCTTCGGGTCCGACACCGAGTGTGTCCAGGACGGATCCGACGATCTCTTGGACCCGCGCGTGGCCGGAGGCGAACGCGACCAACATCCGTGCCAAAGGACCGACCTCCATGGCGGTGTCGTCGTACCGGGGAGCCTTCAACCAGGAGTACTTCGAGTCGGTGTCGAGGAACTCATAGGGTGGCTCCGGACCGGTGAAGTCGGGCACCGTCTCTCCGTTGAACGGTTTGAGGGGTGTGTCATCACCGGATGAGTACGAGTACCAGGAGTGTGATACATACTCGGCGATCCTGGTTGGATCCAGCGGGTGGACCTGGGAGAGGTCCCCGTCGAGGATCACGCCTCGCGGCAAGTACAGCGTATCCGGCTCCATTGCCGGATTGTTGGTCCCGGTGGGGAAGTCGCCGAAGGACATGTAGTTGCCGAGCCCTCGGCCAATGGAAGCCCAGTCCTTGTAGAACGACGCAATCGCGAGCAGGTCGGGGATGTATGCCTGCTGGACGAAGGCAAGCCCCCGTTGGAGCAGCTTGCGCAGCTCGGCGAGCAAACCTGCGTTGATCGCCGTGGCCGAGTCGGGATCGATGGGCGTTGCCATTCCGCCCACCAGGTAGGTTTGAAGGTGGGGGTTCTTGCCTCCAAGCAGGGCATGGATGCGGATGTAGTCTCGTTGGAACTCGAGCGCGTCGAGATAGTGACTGACCGCCATCAGGTTCGCTTCAGGAGGAAGCTTGTAGGCGGGATGGCCCCAGTACCCTCCGGCGAAAGGACCGAGCTGTCCTCCTTCGACGAATGCGGCGAGTCTGTTCTTGACTTGTCGGAACACACTCGCACTCGAACGGGGATAGTCGGAGATGGAACCGGCCAGCTCCGCCGTCGCCTGAGGGTCTGCCTCCAATGCCGATACGATATCCACCCAGTCGAGGGCGTGCAGGTGGTAGAAGTGCACGACGTGGTCCTGGACGAACTGGCTGAGGGTGATCAGGTTCCTGATCCTCTGGGCGTTGGGTGGAGGGACGATCTCGAGGGCGTTCTCGACCGCACGGACCGACGCCAGCGCATGAACGGTCGTGCACACACCACAGATTCGCTGGGTGAAGTACCAGGCATCCCGAGGATCGCGGCCTTTGAGAATCGTCTCGATGCCACGCCACATCGTCGCGGAGGACCAGGCTTGCGTGATTGCACCGTCGGCAACCTCTGCTTCGATGCGGAGGTGTCCTTCGATGCGAGTGATCGGATCGACCACGATTGTTGCCATCATTCACTCCCGTCCGTCTCGTCTTCAATGGAGTCTGGAGCAGGACCTTCCGAGCCGCGGCTCGTTCGTCTCTGGACCGCTTTGGCGACTCCGTGGGCGCCGAAGCCGACGGCGGTGGCTGCAGCGACCGCGAGGCCGATCTTGTCGGCGGTGGCCTCCACGCCGAAACCGGTGACTTGGGGAAGCCGTGCATAGAAGTCGGTCATGGTGTCCCAGAAGTCGGGTTCAGAGCATCCGACGCATCCATGCCCTGCACCAACCGGCCAGTTCGTTGCGCCGTTCCAGCGGACAATGGGGCAGTTGTGGAACGTGGAGGGGCCTTTACAGCCCATCTTGTAGAGGCACCAGCCGTTCTTATGCCCTGTGTCATCCCAATCGAGGACGAACTGCCCTGCATCGAAGTGAGCTCGGCGTTCGCAGTCGTCGTGTATCCGGGACCCGTATGCGAAGAGAGGCCTGCCCTTCGAGTCGGTAGTCGGGAGAGCGCCGAACGTGAGGAAATGCACGAGTGTGGCGGTGATGTTGTCCGCATTCGCCGGACAGCCCGGCAGATTGATGATCGGGACTCCGCTCACTACCGAGGGCACACCGACGGCATGCGTGGGGTTGGGGGCGGCCTTGGGGAGCCCGCCATAGCTGGAACACGTACCGACGTTGATGATTGCTGCGGCGCCTTTTGCCGCCTCCTGCAGAATCTGGACGGCGGTTCTACCACCGATGGTGCAGTAGATGCCGCCATCGGCCGTCGGTACCGACCCTTCGACCACGACGATGTAGCCGCCTTTGGCGATCTGGGCAGCCAAGACCGACTCCGCCTGATGTCCGGCTGCGGCCATGATCGTCTCGTGATAGTCGATGGAGAGCAGGTCGAGGATGAGATCGCCGACTTCCGGATTGCGCGAACGGAGAAACGACTCGGTGTTCCCTGCACAGTCCTGGAATTCGAGCCAGATGATCGACGGCTTCTCCACCGATTCGAGCGCTCGAGCGACACGCTCGGTGAAGTGCGCCGGGAGTGCAAGCACGGCAGTCAACGTCGCGCAATACTTGAGGAATGTTCGGCGGTCGACGCCGAACTGCGCTAGACGGTCACCCAATGCCCTGTCGCGCGTCTTCGTGGCCGGCATGGTTCCTCCCCTCCCTTCCGGCGTGCAAACCGCCGGTCATCGAACCTCAGCTGCCGGACCCTGAGTTACAGGGCCGTAGCCTCATAACCAGAGCCACTGAAACCTAATATAGCGGGCGGATGACCAGCACATCGGCTGAAGTACACTCAAGATATGGTGGATGTTGCACCACTCGTCGGCTCGGTCCAGGCAACGTTCGAGGGGATCCATGAGCGGGTGTTTTCGGATGACCCTGCAACGAACTCGAGCCTTCACGTCGAGGTGGTCGAGGCAGTCGAGGTCGAAGGCGTCGGCACACTCATCCTCATTGCTCCATGGACGCTCATCGGTATGTTGTTTGCGGGCGAGG
This DNA window, taken from Gammaproteobacteria bacterium, encodes the following:
- the hypC gene encoding HypC/HybG/HupF family hydrogenase formation chaperone, whose amino-acid sequence is MCLGVPGKVLEIIPNETGMTMGKVSFAGIVKDVCLAYVPEVEIDDYVIVHVGFAISKIDKTEAQEVFRFLDQMGDLAELEIPEIGL
- a CDS encoding hydrogenase maturation protease — translated: MTDRAPILVLGIGNELFADEGLGVQAARRIEAMQLDGVDVLDGGTLGMALLPELEGRDAVLILDAVITTEGPPGTVIRLRGNELDRPVQMLFSAHQFGIGETIAAARLVGKAPDVLTAVGMVPFSLETGYGLSPEADGALAGMVEEALDVLTGWGVDA
- a CDS encoding hydrogenase small subunit; this translates as MPATKTRDRALGDRLAQFGVDRRTFLKYCATLTAVLALPAHFTERVARALESVEKPSIIWLEFQDCAGNTESFLRSRNPEVGDLILDLLSIDYHETIMAAAGHQAESVLAAQIAKGGYIVVVEGSVPTADGGIYCTIGGRTAVQILQEAAKGAAAIINVGTCSSYGGLPKAAPNPTHAVGVPSVVSGVPIINLPGCPANADNITATLVHFLTFGALPTTDSKGRPLFAYGSRIHDDCERRAHFDAGQFVLDWDDTGHKNGWCLYKMGCKGPSTFHNCPIVRWNGATNWPVGAGHGCVGCSEPDFWDTMTDFYARLPQVTGFGVEATADKIGLAVAAATAVGFGAHGVAKAVQRRTSRGSEGPAPDSIEDETDGSE
- the hypD gene encoding hydrogenase formation protein HypD: MKYVDEYRSEPAARRLFSAIRDATTRPWTIMEICGGQTHTLIKFGIDNMLPDEITLVHGPGCPVCVTPLEQIDKAIAIARRPEVIFTSFGDMLRVPGSETDLLAVKAEGGDVRMVYSPLDAVKLAQRNPDRHVVFFAVGFETTAPANAMAVRQARTLELTNFSILSSHVLVPPAMEAILGSPDNQVQGFLAAGHVCAVMGYWEYEPIAERYGVPIVVTGFEPLDLLHGIYMAVRMLEEGRVGVENQYARAVVREGNVPARAMLEEVFRPCDRPWRGIGNIPQSGFSLSPEYAAFDATLRFDVETVTATESEICIAGEIMRGLRKPNDCPVFGTDCTPEHPVGAPMVSSEGACAAYHRYGRF
- a CDS encoding NTP transferase domain-containing protein, with the protein product MTLGVILAGGVSRRMGTDKALIDVAGLPAVEWVAAALRRVCDSTIVLGREKLGGLRCLPDIRTSVRGPLVGLATALGSAHGQAVLLVAVDQPFLQPRTLQRLLDLASHEAVIPVDGARQVTCAVYPASWTAETTDEIDSGGSIQSLLDRLPHHLIEPPTWREWGEDGRSWFSVDTPEALAEGLARYGQPG
- a CDS encoding hydrogenase 1 large subunit, translated to MATIVVDPITRIEGHLRIEAEVADGAITQAWSSATMWRGIETILKGRDPRDAWYFTQRICGVCTTVHALASVRAVENALEIVPPPNAQRIRNLITLSQFVQDHVVHFYHLHALDWVDIVSALEADPQATAELAGSISDYPRSSASVFRQVKNRLAAFVEGGQLGPFAGGYWGHPAYKLPPEANLMAVSHYLDALEFQRDYIRIHALLGGKNPHLQTYLVGGMATPIDPDSATAINAGLLAELRKLLQRGLAFVQQAYIPDLLAIASFYKDWASIGRGLGNYMSFGDFPTGTNNPAMEPDTLYLPRGVILDGDLSQVHPLDPTRIAEYVSHSWYSYSSGDDTPLKPFNGETVPDFTGPEPPYEFLDTDSKYSWLKAPRYDDTAMEVGPLARMLVAFASGHARVQEIVGSVLDTLGVGPEALFSTLGRTAARGVETLLLAERSLEELDQLIAGIATGDHRTHNGERWDPKTWPDTAQGFGMHEAPRGSLSHWITIKDRRIEHYQIVVPSTWNGSPRDAKGNPGAYEVALVGTPVEIETQPLEILRTIHSFDPCMACAAHVIDKEGNSVVEVRVS
- the cybH gene encoding Ni/Fe-hydrogenase, b-type cytochrome subunit — translated: MKTREAHIQELLQDPAVEPASEAVTIRVWELPVRVAHWTVVGTVLLLAGTGYYIGNPFLLVGSETGFTMGLIRTIHLVAAWVFSVAIICRITWSFIGNRWSRWDQLVPVHRERRVHMWKTLRYYLFLRKEPPPAIGHNPLAGVIYLVVFVMFVVQIISGLALTALANPQGLLWSTTGWVFGLFAIQTVRLIHHLIMWLTIAFVIQHVCSVVLFDSEEKSGVISSMLTGYKGLPVDRL
- the hypE gene encoding hydrogenase expression/formation protein HypE; this translates as MTVDISGLGTCPIPITDYPTVLLAHGGGGSLSQMLIERMFVPTFGNPVLNQLHDGAVLDMEKGRIAVSTDSFVISPLFFPGGDIGSLAVHGTVNDVAMCGATPRVLTVAFILEEGLPMEDLWRIVSSMREAADGAGVTIVTGDTKVVDRGKGDGIYINTTGIGVVPEGVEISPLRAEQGDVVLISGRIAEHGIAVMSVREGLEFETRIGSDSAPLNGLVEAILGAGRSGVHVLRDPTRGGVASATNEIAASSRLGIRLVESTIPILDEVQGACEILGFDPLYVANEGKLIAVVAPDAAGAVLAAMQAHTLGKDAAVIGEVTMEHPGRVFLRSSVGGNRVVDMLSGEQLPRIC
- a CDS encoding iron transporter, whose amino-acid sequence is MAGFLVMLREGVEAALIVAILLAYLARDQERRGVRWVWSGAIAAVGASLVAGAVIFQTIGSLDGRAEQIAEGSVALVAVGLLTWMIFWMGSRARSFKAHLENEAGSALASGGMLGLAAVAFVAVLREGLESALFMISVSVGVDAQGVQFVGGLLGLAGAIGIGYVVYRGGRRIDLHLFFRITGTLIVLVAAGLIGKGIHEFQEAGFLPVVVEHVWTLRLLDPSGGALGVVTKTLFGISHNPSALTLGGYWAYLIPVLVAFSRMMGRRPVPVTTV
- a CDS encoding hydrogenase maturation nickel metallochaperone HypA → MHEQGLIAGVVAEVVERAGSGRVAQVVVTVGPDVDHLVVKTAWLSAVIGTTAETADLVVEKALDTMRCFTCGIEYEGGKLDPCPECGRDGLVIRAAPEVALVSWSPA